In Musa acuminata AAA Group cultivar baxijiao chromosome BXJ2-10, Cavendish_Baxijiao_AAA, whole genome shotgun sequence, a genomic segment contains:
- the LOC135625602 gene encoding pentatricopeptide repeat-containing protein At2g41080-like, with product MAHHPRLAPSTITKLVSTAARFPKSEQEFVHLCSKGRLREALRGFLPELWSDPNLFSHLLNGCCVPQQSLRQGQQIHALIVAAGAASHRFTANHLLHMYSKLGQGNAARAVFDAMPRRNVMSFNILVGGLIQNGDILAARKLFDEMPERNVASWNAMITGLAHFELDEEGLEFFRRMREAGLRPDEFGLGSALRCCAGLKDIGSGHQIHAYVVRNGFEHDMCVGSSLAHMYMRCGCLDDGERVLKGLPTINVVSCNTIIAGRAQNGDTEGAVHHFSLMKAVGLSPDHVTFVSVISSCSDLASLGQGQQVHAEVIKAGVDSVIPVRSSLISMYSKCGCLDDSSKIFSESDDGSDLVLWSSMIAAYGFHGHGEEAIQLFDKMVREGTDPSEVTFLSLLYACSHSGLKDKGKEYFELMMHKYGFKPTLKHYTCMVDLLGRSGCLDEAETLIRSMPIPADAVIWKTLLSACKTHKNAEMAERVAECVLRLDPQDSASYVLLSNIRATTARWIDVSEVRRAMREKRVRKEPGISWVEYKGQVYQFSTGDTSNPRQKEIDQLLAQLLGRMRELGYLPDTSTVFHDMEEEEKETSLAHHNEKLAIAFAILSLPVGVPIRIMKNLRVCDDCHEAIKYISKIAEREIVVRDVTRFHHFRDGECSCKGYW from the coding sequence ATGGCCCATCACCCTCGCCTCGCCCCCTCGACGATCACAAAGCtcgtctccaccgccgcccgcttcCCAAAGTCCGAGCAGGAGTTCGTCCATCTATGCTCCAAAGGTCGTCTCCGAGAAGCCCTGCGAGGGTTCCTGCCCGAGCTATGGTCCGACCCAAATCTATTCTCCCACCTCCTCAACGGCTGCTGCGTCCCGCAGCAGTCCCTCCGCCAGGGCCAGCAGATTCACGCCCTCATCGTCGCCGCCGGCGCTGCCTCCCACCGCTTCACCGCCAACCACCTTCTTCACATGTACTCCAAGCTCGGTCAGGGAAATGCCGCCCGCGCTGTGTTCGATGCAATGCCCAGGAGGAACGTCATGTCGTTCAATATCCTTGTCGGGGGCCTCATACAGAACGGAGACATCCTTGCTGCGCGCAAGTTGTTCGATGAAATGCCCGAGAGGAATGTCGCCTCCTGGAATGCCATGATCACCGGCCTCGCCCATTTTGAGTTGGACGAAGAAGGGCTGGAGTTCTTCCGGAGGATGAGGGAAGCGGGCTTGAGGCCCGATGAATTCGGTCTAGGCAGCGCCTTGAGATGTTGTGCTGGGCTGAAAGACATTGGTTCTGGCCACCAGATCCATGCTTATGTGGTTCGGAATGGCTTCGAGCATGATATGTGTGTTGGGAGTTCTCTGGCTCACATGTACATGAGATGTGGTTGTCTTGATGATGGAGAGAGGGTTCTAAAAGGATTGCCTACCATTAACGTAGTATCATGCAATACCATAATTGCAGGAAGAGCACAGAATGGGGACACCGAAGGAGCAGTCCACCATTTCAGTCTGATGAAGGCTGTAGGATTATCACCGGACCATGTGACTTTCGTTAGCGTTATAAGCTCGTGCTCAGACTTGGCCTCCCTCGGACAGGGACAACAGGTTCATGCGGAAGTCATCAAAGCTGGAGTTGATTCCGTAATTCCAGTGAGGAGTTCACTTATAAGCATGTATTCAAAATGTGGTTGCTTAGATGATTCTTCTAAGATATTCTCTGAATCCGACGATGGATCAGATCTTGTGCTTTGGAGCTCCATGATTGCGGCTTACGGTTTCCATGGACATGGGGAGGAGGCAATCCAGCTTTTTGACAAGATGGTCAGAGAAGGGACTGATCCCAGTGAAGTGACATTCTTAAGCTTGCTGTATGCTTGCAGCCATAGTGGGTTGAAGGAtaagggaaaagaatattttgaGCTCATGATGCATAAATATGGATTCAAGCCTACTCTGAAGCACTACACTTGCATGGTGGATCTTCTTGGGCGATCAGGATGTCTGGATGAGGCTGAAACTCTTATCAGATCTATGCCCATTCCAGCTGATGCTGTCATTTGGAAGACCTTGTTGTCTGCCTGTAAAACCCATAAGAATGCAGAGATGGCAGAGAGAGTGGCAGAGTGTGTTCTGAGGTTGGACCCTCAGGATTCTGCTTCTTATGTGCTGCTATCGAATATTCGAGCCACCACTGCCAGATGGATTGATGTTTCTGAGGTAAGGAGAGCTATGAGGGAGAAGAGAGTGAGGAAGGAGCCTGGAATCAGCTGGGTAGAGTACAAGGGCCAGGTCTATCAGTTTTCTACAGGAGATACATCAAATCCAAGGCAAAAGGAGATTGATCAGCTGTTGGCACAACTGCTTGGTAGAATGAGGGAGTTAGGATATTTACCAGACACTAGCACAGTCTTCCATGAcatggaggaagaggaaaaagagaCCAGTTTGGCTCACCACAATGAAAAGTTGGCCATTGCATTTGCCATTCTAAGCTTGCCAGTCGGAGTTCCAATTCGAATTATGAAAAACTTACGTGTCTGCGATGATTGTCACGAAGCAATTAAGTACATATCCAAAATTGCAGAGCGAGAAATTGTGGTGAGGGATGTTACCCGGTTTCATCACTTCAGAGATGGAGAATGTTCTTGTAAAGGTTACTGGTGA
- the LOC103968968 gene encoding uncharacterized protein LOC103968968, with product MESKNTSSSSASSSTSSVDEFVGRKNAKPSATTSSSSSSRPGYFSTVIPPPSAVIAKDLSHSDLCWTLNKQRGEGRIASARCANAAGSQSHGSPSRRQITQNKEGKPVYPIESIESPCFGSSVHYGARDFYTSSSSTHTSGTWKNFITDEGNYLGNPHAADRGEWWQGSLYY from the exons ATGGAAAGTAAGAACACTTCTTCGTCCTCCGCTTCCTCCTCCACGTCGTCCGTCGACGAGTTTGTCGGGCGGAAGAATGCGAAGCCCTCGGCGACGAcgtcatcatcctcctcctcccgccCTGGATATTTCAGCACCGTCATCCCTCCCCCATCGGCG GTGATCGCCAAGGATTTGTCGCATTCCGATCTGTGCTGGACTCTGAACAAGCAGAGAGGCGAAGGTCGCATCGCAAGTGCTCGCTGCGCAAATGCAG CTGGGAGTCAATCTCATGGAAGCCCAAGTAGAAGGCAAATCACACAGAACAAAGAAGGGAAACCAGTCTATCCCATTGAGTCAATAGAGTCACCCTGTTTCGGCTCATCGGTGCATTACGGTGCCAGGGATTTCTACACGAGCTCTTCATCCACTCACACCTCTGGAACTTGGAAAAAT TTTATCACTGATGAAGGAAATTACTTGGGTAATCCGCATGCTGCTGACAGAGGGGAATGGTGGCAAG GTTCGCTTTACTATTGA
- the LOC103968963 gene encoding transcription factor DIVARICATA, giving the protein MKTTRSWTDVLPCSTNWFVRQENGGRWTQEENKRFEDALAKFDGDTPDRWEKVAALIPGKTVPDVLSHYRELVDDVTEIEAGRVPCPVYYGTSSFTLDWENSYDSEGWKNTYCAGGGGGGKRSGARASHHERKKGIPWTEEEHRLFLLGLDKCGKGDWRNISRNFVMTRTPTQVASHAQKYFIRLNSGSKDKRRTSIHDITTVDLPDNKPPSPSSQPSTVTTQSSLAMTPSLSGQLSAILDSDQLGEVASVFNPSSHGNKLMQRHFGISQHRMKLQPQMLPSLMDEVSLNVTSHR; this is encoded by the exons ATGAAGACAACAAGATCGTGGACGGATGTCCTTCCTTGCAGCACGAACTGGTTCGTTCGCCAGGAAAACGGCGGGAGGTGGACTCAGGAGGAGAACAAGCGCTTCGAGGACGCCCTGGCAAAATTCGACGGAGACACCCCGGACCGTTGGGAAAAGGTGGCGGCTTTGATCCCTGGGAAGACGGTGCCAGATGTGCTTAGCCATTACCGGGAATTGGTGGACGACGTCACCGAGATAGAAGCCGGCCGGGTCCCCTGTCCTGTGTACTACGGGACTTCATCTTTTACACTGGACTGGGAGAACAGTTATGATTCCGAAGGATGGAAGAACACTTACtgcgccggcggcggcggcggcggcaagcGATCTGGTGCCAGAGCATCTCATCACGAGAGGAAGAAAGGAATCCCTTGGACCGAAGAGGAGCACAG GCTGTTCTTGCTTGGACTGGACAAGTGTGGTAAAGGAGACTGGAGAAACATCTCTAGAAATTTCGTGATGACCAGGACTCCTACTCAGGTGGCCAGTCATGCCCAGAAGTACTTCATCAGGCTCAACTCTGGCAGCAAAGACAAGAGAAGGACCAGCATACATGACATTACTACTGTCGATTTGCCTGATAATAAACCTCCCTCACCATCTTCCCAACCATCCACTGTTACCACACAATCAAGTTTAGCTATGACACCTTCATTGTCAGGCCAATTATCCGCCATTCTCGATTCAGATCAACTCGGTGAAGTAGCTAGTGTCTTCAATCCATCATCACACGGCAATAAACTCATGCAGCGTCACTTTGGAATATCTCAACACAGGATGAAACTACAACCTCAAATGTTACCCTCGCTCATGGATGAGGTATCGCTGAATGTGACATCCCATAGATAG
- the LOC103968965 gene encoding uncharacterized protein LOC103968965, with product MGKKDRKSSGDIEEGTHHSHLNESDDDSLCFSDAEAHSCHSPYGSSGNGRRVSAQEIDGFQEPCGKSGVSESSLGDDLENGASEVKVNVDRAEQDCRICHLSLEKAAPESGVPIVLGCSCKDDLAAAHKQCAETWFKIKGNKICEICGSTARNVVDLVESEPTEQWSEANSSTAPPAAPPSETRSFWQGHRFLKFLLACLVLAFVISWLFHFNVPG from the exons ATGGGTAAAAAGGATCGAAAATCCTCTGGGGATATAGAAGAAGGGACACACCACTCTCACCTGAATGAGAGTGATGATGACAGCCTTTGCTTCTCAGATGCAGAAGCACATTCTTGTCATTCGCCATATGGCTCTAGTGGCAATGGCCGTCGGGTCTCAGCTCAGGAGATCGATGGATTTCAAGAGCCTTGTGGAAAATCCGGCGTCTCAGAGTCTTCACTTGGAGATGATCTGGAGAATGGTGCTTCAGAGGTAAAAGTTAACGTAGATAGAGCTGAGCAAGATTGCAGGATCTGTCATCTCAGCTTGGAGAAGGCAGCTCCAGAGTCAGGAGTCCCGATCGTATTAGGCTGTTCCTGCAAGGATGATTTAGCTGCTGCCCACAAGCAGTGTGCTGAAACATGGTTTAAGATCAAAGGAAACAA GATCTGTGAGATTTGTGGTTCAACCGCACGCAACGTGGTTGATCTGGTTGAGTCTGAGCCCACAGAGCAGTGGAGTGAGGCTAATTCTTCTACAGCTCCACCTGCTGCCCCACCTTCGGAAACTCGGAGTTTTTGGCAGGGGCACCGTTTTCTTAAATTCCTCCTCGCATGTTTGGTGCTTGCCTTTGTCATCTCCTGGCTCTTCCATTTCAATGTTCCAGGGTGA
- the LOC103968964 gene encoding serine/arginine-rich splicing factor SR45a has product MSHSRRTRYSSYSRSVSRSCSPYRYSRAVSRSLSRSRSRSRSMDSNAAKNPGNNLYVTGISSRVTKDELEKHFASEGKVVDVHLVVDPWTRESRGFGFVTMSTIEEADSCIQYLNRSVLEGRVITVEKARRRRGRTPTPGRYLGVKTSAHHHSGSYSPYARRRYSSPGYTSDGDRSYSPYYRRRAYSPYFRRRRSRSVSPCSRRRRSYSRDLRSSSSGRSASPYYHRRCEHSWSRSISPRSRYRRHYSPSISPRRSSRRGFSHSYSPRDRRSRRSYSRSYSPRDQRLRRSYSRSYSPRYRRSQSYSPKVRPSKRCPSSSNSPGPRKRYSRESYAHSRSVSSSSSSRSRSPAGSARSS; this is encoded by the exons ATGTCACACTCAAGAAGAACAAG GTATTCGTCTTACTCTCGATCTGTGTCACGGTCATGTTCACCATATCGGTACAGTCGAGCTGTCTCAAGGTCTTTGTCGAGGTCGAGAAGCCGCTCAAG GAGCATGGACTCAAATGCTGCTAAAAATCCTGGAAACAATTTGTATGTCACTGGTATATCTTCGAGGGTAACAAAGGATGAACTTGAGAAGCACTTTGCAAGTGAAGGAAAG GTTGTTGATGTCCACCTAGTGGTTGACCCTTGGACAAGGGAGTCTCGAGGGTTTGGATTCGTGACAATGTCTACCATTGAGGAAGCAGATAGCTGCATTCAGTATCTCAACCGTTCGGTTTTGGAAGGTCGGGTTATCACTGTTGAAAAG GCAAGGAGACGACGAGGACGGACACCAACCCCTGGTAGATACCTTGGTGTAAAAACTAGTG CACACCATCATTCTGGAAGCTATTCACCTTATGCTAGGCGTCGGTACAGCTCGCCTGGTTACACCTCTGATGGGGACCGATCCTATTCTCCCTACTACAGGCGGCGAGCATATTCTCCTTACTTCAGGAGGCGGAGGTCTCGATCTGTATCTCCCTGCAGTCGTCGACGGCGATCGTACTCTAGAGATTTGAGGTCTTCCTCTTCGGGGCGTTCTGCTTCACCCTATTATCACAGGCGGTGTGAACATTCATGGTCACGTAGCATTTCTCCAAGGTCACGGTACAGACGACACTACTCACCCAGCATCTCACCTAGGAGAAGTTCTAGGAGGGGCTTTTCTCACAGTTACTCTCCAAGGGATCGACGATCACGAAGAAGCTATTCTCGGAGCTACTCTCCAAGGGATCAAAGGTTGCGGAGAAGCTATTCTCGGAGCTACTCTCCAAGGTATCGAAGATCACAGAGCTATAGTCCTAAGGTGCGACCAAGCAAGAGGTGCCCATCATCTAGCAATTCACCTGGGCCAAGAAAGAGGTACTCGCGAGAAAGCTATGCCCACAGCCGTAGCGTGAGCTCTTCTTCGAGTTCTCGCTCAAGGTCTCCAGCAGGGTCTGCAAGGTCCTCATAA
- the LOC135625221 gene encoding putative lipid-transfer protein DIR1, with protein sequence MVVGMKHLCVLALFLLVHGGGSKGVEGAGECGRVPVQRMALQLAPCASAAQDAQVQVSAACCSAVQRVGQNPACLCAVMLSDTAKSVGAKPEVAVTIPKRCNLANRPVGYECGGYTIP encoded by the exons ATGGTGGTTGGGATGAAGCATCTGTGCGTGCTGGCGCTGTTCCTCTTGGTCCACGGCGGCGGGAGCAAGGGGGTGGAGGGGGCTGGCGAATGCGGGCGTGTTCCCGTGCAGAGGATGGCCTTGCAGTTGGCGCCGTGCGCGTCGGCGGCACAAGACGCGCAGGTGCAGGTCTCCGCGGCCTGCTGCAGCGCGGTGCAGAGGGTGGGCCAGAACCCCGCCTGCCTCTGCGCCGTCATGCTCTCCGACACCGCCAAGAGCGTGGGAGCGAAGCCGGAAGTGGCCGTCACCATTCCCAAGAGGTGCAACCTTGCGAACCGCCCCGTGGGGTACGAGTGCGGAG GCTACACAATACCGTGA
- the LOC135625220 gene encoding protein ENHANCED PSEUDOMONAS SUSCEPTIBILITY 1-like, translated as MSSITPNSSSFAAAAAAVTIVSKCTVCPDSDSSLGDLPLSVSDLPMLSCHYIQKGLFFPSPQMPIASLVSLLTSSLSAALSLFPPLAGRLSTLPDGRILVSCNDAGVEFAYATAYSLTLPDLLPPSSDVPAAVKSLFPLDGAISFHGHFRPLASFQLTELADGAVFLGAAVNHAVVDGTSFWNFFNAWAELCRRGSPSPPDFRRNYFGDSKAVLRFPGGRGPEVTFPVDAPLRERIFRLSREAIFELKSRANDGFANVAAVGDPNAEIYGKQVHDPKAVMAYKEEQISSFQSLCAHVWRSVTRARKQLPPEAMTTFRMAVNCRHRVEPQVAPDYFGNAIQSIPTTAAVREVVGRDLRWAAGLLHRNVASHGNETIRRGVAVWEAAPRCFPLGNPDGAGLTMGSSHRFPMYEGNDFGWGLPAAVRSGRANKFDGKMSAFPGREGGGSVELEVCLAPETMEALLRDEEFMSYVTE; from the coding sequence ATGTCTTCGATCACTCCCAATTCTTCTTCCTtcgcagcagctgctgctgctgtgacCATTGTATCGAAGTGCACGGTGTGCCCCGACAGCGACTCCTCCCTCGGCGATCTCCCGCTCTCCGTCTCCGACCTCCCCATGCTGTCTTGCCACTACATCCAGAAGGGACTCTTCTTCCCCTCTCCCCAGATGCCCATTGCCTCGCTGGTCTCCCTCCTCACCTCCTCCCTCTCCGCCGCGCTGTCCCTCTTCCCCCCCCTGGCTGGCCGCCTCTCCACCCTACCCGACGGTCGCATCCTCGTCTCCTGCAATGACGCTGGCGTCGAATTTGCCTACGCCACCGCCTACTCGCTCACCCTCCCcgacctcctccctccctcctccgaTGTGCCGGCGGCGGTCAAGTCGCTCTTCCCCCTCGACGGCGCCATCAGCTTCCACGGCCATTTCCGCCCGCTCGCCTCTTTTCAGCTCACCGAGCTCGCGGACGGCGCCGTGTTCCTCGGCGCGGCCGTCAACCACGCCGTCGTCGATGGGACCTCGTTCTGGAACTTCTTCAACGCGTGGGCGGAGCTCTGCCGCCGCGGCTCCCCCTCGCCGCCGGACTTTCGCCGAAACTACTTCGGCGACTCCAAGGCGGTGCTTCGGTTCCCCGGCGGACGCGGCCCCGAGGTGACGTTTCCGGTGGACGCGCCGCTTCGAGAGCGGATCTTCCGCTTAAGCCGGGAGGCCATTTTCGAGCTCAAATCGAGGGCCAACGACGGCTTCGCAAACGTCGCGGCCGTCGGTGATCCCAACGCCGAGATATATGGCAagcaagtccacgacccgaaggcgGTGATGGCGTACAAAGAGGAGCAGATCTCTTCCTTCCAGTCACTGTGCGCCCACGTGTGGCGGTCCGTGACGCGGGCTCGGAAGCAGCTGCCGCCGGAGGCGATGACGACGTTCCGGATGGCCGTAAACTGCCGGCACCGGGTGGAGCCCCAGGTGGCGCCCGACTACTTCGGGAACGCGATCCAGAGCATCCCGACGACGGCAGCGGTGAGGGAGGTAGTGGGGCGGGACCTCCGCTGGGCGGCGGGGCTGCTGCACCGCAACGTGGCGTCGCATGGAAACGAGACGATCCGACGTGGTGTGGCGGTGTGGGAGGCGGCGCCGCGGTGCTTCCCACTGGGGAACCCGGACGGGGCGGGATTGACGATGGGCAGCTCCCACCGGTTCCCCATGTACGAGGGAAACGACTTCGGGTGGGGCCTCCCGGCGGCCGTTCGGAGCGGCAGGGCGAACAAGTTCGACGGGAAGATGTCGGCGTTCCCTGGGAGGGAGGGCGGGGGTAGCGTGGAGTTGGAGGTGTGCCTGGCGCCGGAGACCATGGAAGCGCTCCTCCGCGACGAGGAGTTCATGAGCTACGTCACGGAGTAG